From a region of the Monodelphis domestica isolate mMonDom1 chromosome 8, mMonDom1.pri, whole genome shotgun sequence genome:
- the RETREG2 gene encoding reticulophagy regulator 2: MASGGGVGGGGLGPGLGLGVGLGLSLAMGEATAEAEEKAAAEAVGRLATALWLRLRGWEAVLAAAQRLLVWERPLHSLVSAAAINGLFWLLSSSSLRPFFLLSVSLLGYLLLDLWQPHFLADFSASSPEETHSDSESAGPGARPHLLSVPELCRYLAESWLTFQIHLQELLQYKRQNPAQFCARVCSGCAVLAMLGHYVPGIMISYIVLLSILLWPLVVYHELIQRMYTRLEPLLMQLDYSMKAEAEALHHKHDKRKRQMRSMPPGGDEPMAETESESEAELAGFSPVVDVKKTALALAITDSELSDEEASILESGGFSVSRATTPQLTDVSEDLDQQSLPSEPEEALSRDLGEGEEAELAPPEELLDHEHALSKQALDSEEEEEVVAKGTLLQLTSPLHFVNTHFNGAGSPRAGIRAPLGGPVESLSPELESDSLNTVPSTLSTPLCHAESSKVSSSSVLPPISQDFPLPALAPEEEEETLTSEDFELLDQRELEQLEVELGLGPSTPPEPPGAPLPALPDQKAGATVEP, encoded by the exons ATGGCGAGCGGCGGCGGCGTCGGCGGCGGGGGCCTGGGCCCGGGCCTGGGGCTGGGCGTGGGGTTAGGGCTTAGCCTAGCTATGGGCGAGGCGACGGCCGAGGCGGAGGAGAAGGCGGCGGCCGAAGCGGTGGGACGCCTGGCCACGGCGCTATGGCTGCGGCTCCGGGGCTGGGAGGCGGTGCTGGCGGCGGCGCAGCGGCTGCTGGTGTGGGAAAGACCGCTACACAGCCTCGTCTCTGCCGCCGCGATCAACGGCCTCTTCTG GTTGCTGTCCTCCTCATCTCTTCGACCATTCTTTCTACTCAGCGTCTCGCTTTTGGGCTACCTGCTGCTAGATCTCTGGCAGCCCCACTTTTTGGCTGACTTTTCAG CTTCATCCCCAGAAGAGACACACTCTGACAG TGAGAGTGCAGGGCCAGGTGCCCGGCCTCACCTGCTGAGTGTACCTGAATTGTGCCGATACCTGGCTGAGAGCTGGCTCACCTTCCAGATTCATCTTCAAGAGTTGCTGCAGTACAAGAGGCAGAACCCAGCCCAG TTCTGTGCTCGTGTCTGCTCTGGTTGTGCAGTGCTGGCCATGCTGGGACATTATGTTCCAGGGATTATGATTTCCTACATTGTCT TGCTGAGCATCCTGCTGTGGCCCCTGGTGGTTTACCACGAGCTCATCCAGAGGATGTACACACGTCTGGAGCCCCTGCTCATGCAGCTGGATTACAGCATGAAAGCCGAGGCTGAGGCCCTACATCACAAACATGACAAGAGGA AGCGGCAAATGAGGAGCATGCCCCCAGGTGGTGATGAGCCAATGGCAGAAACTGAGAGCGAAAGTGAGGCTGAGTTGGCTGGCTTCTCCCCAGTG GTAGATGTGAAGAAAACAGCACTTGCCTTGGCTATTACCGACTCAGAACTGTCAGATGAAGAGGCCTCTATTTTGGAGAGTGGTGGCTTTTCCGTATCCCGTGCCACTACTCCACAACTGACAGATGTCTCTGAGG ATTTGGACCAGCAGAGCTTGCCAAGTGAGCCAGAGGAAGCATTAAGCAGGGAtcttggagaaggggaagaagcagAATTAGCCCCTCCCGAGGAGCTGCTGGACCATGAACATGCCCTTTCAAAACAGGCACTGGActctgaggaggaagaggaggtggtGGCCAAGGGGACCTTGCTTCAACTCACTTCCCCACTGCACTTTGTGAACACGCACTTCAATGGGGCAGGATCTCCCAGGGCTGGGATCAGGGCTCCCCTTGGGGGACCAGTGGAGTCACTTAGCCCTGAGCTAGAGAGTGATTCCCTTAACACTGTGCCCAGTACCCTGTCAACCCCACTTTGCCATGCTGAAAGCAGCAAAGTCTCCTCCTCCTCAGTCCTCCCGCCTATTTCCCAGGACTTTCCCCTGCCTGCCCTTGcccctgaggaggaggaggaaacactGACCTCTGAGGACTTTgagttactggatcaaagggagtTGGAGCAGCTGGAGGTGGAGCTGGGATTGGGGCCAAGCACACCCCCAGAACCTCCTGGTGCTCCTCTTCCTGCACTGCCAGACCAAAAGGCTGGGGCTACTGTGGAACCCTGA